One Natronomonas moolapensis 8.8.11 genomic region harbors:
- a CDS encoding type II toxin-antitoxin system HicA family toxin — protein MGTRDFSGEDVYKVLVNAGNFEHVRTSGSHVIVEWTPPPDHDTEPRRVTVPLHDRIDLGTLQSIAEQAGANDFDSFCAWVDRHR, from the coding sequence ATGGGCACGCGAGACTTTTCCGGCGAGGATGTATATAAAGTGCTGGTCAACGCAGGGAACTTCGAGCACGTGAGGACGAGTGGGAGCCACGTTATCGTCGAGTGGACGCCACCACCCGATCACGATACCGAACCGCGACGGGTCACGGTTCCCCTGCACGACCGCATCGACCTCGGCACGTTACAGAGTATCGCCGAGCAGGCAGGCGCAAACGACTTCGATTCCTTCTGTGCGTGGGTCGACCGGCACCGCTGA
- a CDS encoding type II toxin-antitoxin system RelE family toxin, whose product MPRAPSSLEFLPEAQADLERIDDHNPDHAERILGKIADWDEKIGWGRVPQEHLTFLTDSPTGHNFYRERVGNSGYRVIYEISDDVMTVVAVLPKSDNTYDLSALARRASE is encoded by the coding sequence ATGCCGCGTGCGCCGTCGTCGCTCGAATTTCTTCCGGAAGCACAGGCAGACCTCGAACGCATCGACGACCACAATCCCGACCACGCCGAGCGGATTCTGGGGAAGATTGCCGACTGGGACGAGAAGATCGGCTGGGGTCGAGTCCCACAGGAACACCTGACGTTCCTCACCGACTCGCCCACGGGACACAACTTCTACCGCGAGCGCGTCGGCAACAGTGGCTATCGAGTCATCTACGAAATCTCCGACGACGTGATGACGGTCGTCGCCGTGCTTCCGAAAAGCGACAACACCTACGACCTCTCGGCACTCGCGCGGCGAGCGTCGGAGTAG
- a CDS encoding tail fiber domain-containing protein, with protein MTDDSTQPPNKPGTDEQDTEEESLRAKVQRLESLVEHQQAIIEELQARQDTDGEDASESAEQETPAEDEPTTDEGLSTPVSRRGVLTTGGALGLLGIGAGSARADPSGQIGTSSNPLNTLYTEELSGGVTDDTSLTNIAGSNLSIDNSGNLNASGGGGGGKWADGSSGSSWLEPSDSGDTKIEGIDTIKNAGGSLTLQASSGSGVTINTDGGTRALNLGVPTDDDDDNTAGANVVAGHADNMVNNSAAGVVIAGGGAAGNGHSVGNDYATVGGGRGNSAVDAGDTVAGGENNTANANDSRGLPATVGGGSGNEAIAINTTVAGGSGNTADGSIATIGGGDGNNASGTYSTIGGGQNNKSNGDYACIPGGEGNTASGSGSFAAGQWAKAEDDKSFVWNDGSGATDATGDSSDKFSSNTNFNSTPAGDNSFSVKATGGVRFVTSGDNTSHAYVDTGGNVVASNNLDAQGGTVENTTGGLTLKQNGTQALKLLDGSSSISPSSDGATPPNVIGGHPSNNTGGNEVKGVTIAGGGGDYDNSWDNTASDWWATVGGGLKNTASNTQATVGGGQDNTASGSRATVAGGYYNTASSSQATVAGGSKNTAKGGNQPTVAGGLSNTANGDRVTVGGGSQNEASGEHSTVGGGRVCTASGNFSTVPGGHYADATGTKSFAAGSSATASNDGAFVWGDSSDTSVESSANDQVIFQAGGTRDSGTAVEFYSQSDEDADAGVSLDANGGGWNSLSSRAAKTDVDPVSGSEVLEEIEQLEVSTWRYDGQDESILHMGPMAEDFHEAFGLGSSEETINTVDADGVALAAIKGLSQKLDDKDERIEGLEAETDDLRAENEQLQERNADLEDRLAAVEAELGIDATASQQGVADD; from the coding sequence ATGACAGACGACTCCACTCAGCCACCAAACAAACCGGGCACGGACGAACAGGACACCGAGGAAGAAAGTCTCCGAGCGAAAGTGCAACGGCTCGAATCGCTGGTCGAACACCAACAGGCCATTATCGAGGAGTTACAGGCGCGCCAGGACACAGACGGCGAGGACGCGTCCGAAAGCGCGGAACAGGAGACTCCGGCGGAAGACGAACCCACCACGGACGAAGGGCTGTCGACGCCAGTCAGCCGCCGGGGTGTGCTAACGACAGGCGGAGCGCTTGGCTTGCTCGGCATCGGTGCGGGGTCGGCAAGAGCGGACCCGTCGGGCCAAATTGGAACGAGCAGCAACCCACTGAACACACTGTACACGGAGGAACTCAGCGGTGGCGTCACCGACGACACGTCACTGACGAACATCGCCGGGTCGAACCTCTCAATCGACAACTCGGGGAATCTCAACGCCTCGGGCGGTGGTGGGGGGGGCAAGTGGGCCGATGGCAGTTCGGGCAGTAGCTGGCTCGAACCGTCCGACAGCGGCGATACCAAGATCGAAGGCATCGACACCATCAAGAACGCGGGGGGGTCATTAACGCTCCAGGCGTCCTCCGGCAGCGGCGTCACCATCAACACCGATGGCGGCACGCGCGCACTCAACCTCGGCGTCCCTACCGACGACGATGACGACAACACCGCTGGCGCGAACGTCGTGGCCGGCCACGCGGACAACATGGTCAACAACTCCGCTGCCGGCGTGGTTATTGCAGGTGGCGGTGCCGCGGGCAACGGACACTCAGTCGGTAATGACTATGCGACTGTCGGGGGCGGTCGGGGAAATAGCGCGGTGGATGCCGGTGACACCGTCGCCGGTGGCGAGAACAACACCGCGAATGCAAACGACTCTAGGGGTTTACCGGCAACCGTTGGCGGTGGGTCGGGCAACGAGGCAATAGCCATCAACACCACAGTTGCTGGCGGGAGCGGCAACACCGCAGATGGCTCGATCGCGACGATCGGTGGTGGGGATGGGAATAATGCCAGTGGCACCTATTCGACCATTGGAGGTGGCCAGAACAACAAATCGAATGGGGACTATGCGTGTATCCCGGGCGGCGAGGGCAACACGGCAAGTGGCTCAGGGTCATTCGCCGCGGGCCAGTGGGCGAAGGCAGAAGACGACAAATCGTTCGTCTGGAACGACGGGAGCGGTGCCACTGACGCCACCGGTGACTCATCGGACAAGTTCTCCTCCAATACGAATTTCAATTCCACGCCCGCCGGGGATAACTCATTCAGCGTGAAAGCCACCGGCGGCGTTCGCTTCGTCACCAGCGGCGACAACACGAGTCACGCCTACGTCGATACGGGCGGGAACGTGGTGGCGAGCAACAACCTCGACGCCCAGGGCGGCACCGTCGAAAACACGACGGGCGGGCTGACGCTCAAGCAAAACGGGACGCAGGCACTGAAACTCCTCGATGGAAGTTCCAGTATATCGCCCAGTTCCGACGGCGCTACTCCACCGAATGTCATCGGTGGGCATCCCAGCAATAATACTGGGGGCAACGAGGTCAAAGGTGTAACAATCGCCGGTGGTGGTGGCGACTATGATAATAGCTGGGACAACACGGCGAGTGACTGGTGGGCGACCGTCGGTGGCGGCCTCAAAAACACGGCCAGCAATACCCAAGCGACCGTCGGTGGTGGTCAGGATAACACGGCCAGCGGGAGCAGAGCGACCGTCGCCGGAGGGTATTATAATACAGCTAGCAGTTCCCAAGCGACTGTCGCCGGCGGCAGCAAAAACACGGCCAAGGGTGGCAATCAACCGACCGTCGCAGGCGGCTTAAGTAACACTGCAAACGGAGACCGCGTGACAGTCGGTGGGGGCAGCCAGAACGAGGCCAGCGGGGAGCATTCGACCGTCGGCGGAGGCAGAGTGTGCACGGCAAGTGGGAATTTTTCGACCGTTCCTGGCGGTCATTACGCCGACGCCACTGGAACGAAATCGTTTGCAGCAGGATCTTCTGCAACAGCCAGCAATGACGGGGCATTCGTCTGGGGCGACAGCTCAGACACTTCTGTGGAGTCGAGTGCGAACGACCAGGTCATCTTCCAGGCCGGGGGAACCAGGGACAGCGGGACAGCAGTCGAATTTTACTCACAGAGCGACGAGGACGCAGACGCAGGTGTTTCTCTGGATGCCAATGGCGGAGGGTGGAACTCGCTGTCGTCGCGGGCGGCCAAAACTGACGTCGACCCAGTCTCGGGATCGGAAGTTCTCGAAGAAATCGAACAACTCGAGGTCAGCACCTGGCGATACGACGGCCAGGACGAGTCAATCCTGCATATGGGACCGATGGCCGAGGACTTCCACGAGGCGTTCGGTCTCGGCTCCAGTGAAGAGACTATCAACACTGTCGACGCCGACGGCGTCGCGCTGGCAGCCATCAAGGGTCTCTCACAGAAACTCGACGACAAAGACGAGCGCATCGAGGGTCTCGAAGCCGAAACGGACGATCTCCGAGCCGAGAACGAACAACTGCAGGAGCGCAACGCCGACCTCGAAGACCGACTGGCGGCCGTCGAGGCGGAACTCGGCATCGACGCGACGGCTAGCCAGCAGGGGGTCGCCGATGACTAA
- the hepT gene encoding type VII toxin-antitoxin system HepT family RNase toxin: MTDRAARDIVERRFVKLTEAALDIARTLVGHERGVQPDSNPAVMVALGRVDVLDDATTERMTQVARFRNVLAHTYGNAIKDDDVYDALQDLDRYRDFLFAVREYLDDTGILE; encoded by the coding sequence ATGACCGACCGGGCGGCGCGCGATATCGTCGAGCGCCGGTTCGTCAAGTTGACCGAGGCGGCCCTCGACATCGCACGGACACTCGTCGGCCACGAACGAGGGGTCCAACCAGATAGCAACCCGGCAGTGATGGTCGCACTGGGACGCGTGGACGTACTCGATGACGCGACCACGGAGCGGATGACCCAAGTAGCGCGCTTCCGGAACGTTCTCGCACATACCTACGGGAACGCCATCAAGGACGACGATGTCTACGACGCGTTACAGGACCTCGACCGGTATCGAGACTTTCTCTTTGCTGTACGCGAATATCTCGATGACACCGGGATACTGGAGTGA
- a CDS encoding tail fiber domain-containing protein, translated as MTDDTTRQPNEQGTDEQDTEDESLRAKVQRLESLVEHQQQTIEELEAHQETDSADASESVDQETPAEDETTTDEGLSTPVGRRGVLTATGALGLLGLGAGSASADASGKIGTSSDPLNTLYTDELNGGVTGDTSLTNIAGSGLTIDGSGNLNASGGGGGGKWADGTSGGSWLEPSESSDTKIEGIDTIQAFSGSGVTINTNGGDRALELGVPSSDGTNTAGGNVVAGHPNNAVNNGAVGSVIGGGGSDGSSGSITFENTVEDNYSVVVGGLANQAGSTGSDETNAIYATVGGGAGNSASGNSSTVGGGQSNNASATQSTVGGGSRNDATKINATIGGGFQNEASGSSSTVSGGNSNTAGGNDATVPGGNQNDAVGDHSFAAGRYARAEDANAFTWNDGSGATESEGSSSLSDKFSSSTTSGISSGPSGAETFSVKAKGGVRFVTSGDNTSHAYVDDSGNLTASGNFDAQGGTVQNTTGGLTVTTNDKGDLTLDPGESNNVDIENGHLDLKGNNIECTSEPGTDFKAQVDADGDGEDGQVSFIFPDKGSSEEIKWARDALNDDAFRVRDANNDTPLFTVNDGGTVDIHNGDLDMKESGSVTNTSDRRLKTAIEPIQDAVAKLCELEAATYSWEDEDTPDDREAGVIAQSVQRVLPEAVSEDEDGYLNLAYRQLTPLLIEATQEQQGHIENLEAENEQLRERNADLEDRLAAVEAELGIDATASQQGVADD; from the coding sequence ATGACAGACGACACCACTCGGCAACCAAACGAACAGGGCACGGACGAACAGGACACCGAGGACGAGAGTCTCCGAGCGAAAGTGCAACGGCTCGAATCCTTGGTCGAACACCAACAGCAGACTATCGAGGAGCTAGAGGCGCACCAAGAGACAGACAGCGCGGACGCGTCCGAAAGCGTGGACCAGGAGACTCCGGCGGAAGACGAGACCACAACGGACGAAGGACTGTCGACGCCAGTCGGCCGCCGGGGCGTGCTGACGGCGACCGGAGCGCTTGGCCTGCTCGGACTGGGTGCGGGCTCGGCGAGTGCGGACGCGTCGGGGAAGATTGGGACGAGCAGCGACCCGCTGAACACACTCTACACAGATGAACTCAACGGCGGCGTCACCGGCGACACGTCACTGACGAACATCGCCGGGTCGGGACTGACCATCGATGGCTCCGGGAATCTCAACGCCTCGGGCGGTGGAGGCGGCGGCAAGTGGGCCGATGGCACTTCGGGCGGTAGCTGGCTCGAACCGTCCGAGAGCAGCGATACCAAGATCGAAGGCATCGACACCATCCAGGCGTTCTCGGGCAGCGGCGTCACCATCAACACAAACGGGGGCGATCGCGCGCTGGAACTGGGTGTGCCGTCGAGTGACGGCACCAACACGGCAGGCGGGAATGTCGTCGCTGGTCACCCAAACAATGCGGTGAACAATGGGGCCGTCGGCTCGGTCATCGGCGGTGGTGGCAGCGACGGTAGCTCCGGCAGTATCACCTTCGAGAACACTGTCGAGGACAACTACAGCGTCGTCGTCGGCGGGCTAGCCAATCAGGCCGGCAGTACCGGAAGCGACGAGACGAACGCGATTTATGCGACCGTCGGCGGTGGTGCCGGAAACAGTGCTAGCGGTAACTCTTCGACCGTCGGCGGAGGTCAAAGTAACAATGCCAGCGCCACGCAATCGACCGTCGGCGGCGGGAGCAGAAACGATGCCACCAAAATCAATGCGACCATCGGCGGTGGGTTCCAGAACGAAGCCAGCGGTAGCTCTTCGACCGTCAGCGGCGGGAACAGTAACACTGCCGGGGGAAATGATGCGACCGTTCCTGGTGGCAACCAAAACGATGCAGTCGGCGACCATTCGTTTGCTGCGGGTCGGTATGCCAGGGCCGAAGACGCAAACGCCTTCACATGGAACGACGGCAGTGGAGCCACCGAGTCGGAGGGAAGTTCGAGTCTGAGCGACAAGTTCTCTTCCTCGACAACGAGCGGCATTTCGAGTGGCCCCTCGGGCGCAGAGACCTTCAGCGTGAAAGCCAAAGGCGGTGTGCGCTTCGTCACCAGCGGCGACAACACGAGTCACGCCTATGTTGACGATAGTGGGAATCTTACAGCCAGTGGGAACTTCGACGCCCAGGGCGGCACCGTCCAGAACACAACGGGCGGGCTGACGGTCACAACCAACGATAAAGGCGACCTCACACTCGACCCGGGGGAGAGCAACAACGTCGACATCGAGAACGGCCATCTCGACCTCAAAGGCAACAACATCGAATGTACGTCCGAACCGGGGACCGATTTCAAAGCCCAGGTCGATGCTGACGGAGATGGGGAAGATGGTCAAGTCTCCTTTATCTTCCCCGACAAAGGCAGCTCAGAGGAGATCAAGTGGGCTCGGGACGCTCTAAACGATGACGCGTTCCGCGTCAGGGACGCGAATAATGATACACCTCTTTTCACTGTCAACGACGGCGGCACGGTCGATATCCACAACGGCGATCTCGATATGAAAGAGTCGGGGAGCGTCACCAACACCTCCGACCGTCGTCTCAAAACCGCCATCGAGCCAATTCAGGACGCCGTCGCAAAACTGTGCGAACTCGAAGCGGCGACCTACTCTTGGGAGGATGAGGACACGCCGGACGACCGCGAAGCGGGTGTCATCGCCCAGTCGGTCCAGCGCGTCCTCCCCGAAGCAGTCTCGGAGGACGAGGACGGCTACCTGAACCTCGCCTACAGACAGTTGACTCCGCTGCTCATCGAGGCGACACAAGAACAGCAGGGCCATATCGAGAACCTCGAAGCCGAGAACGAACAGCTACGGGAGCGCAACGCCGACCTCGAAGACCGACTAGCGGCCGTCGAGGCGGAACTCGGCATCGACGCGACGGCCAGCCAGCAGGGAGTCGCCGATGACTGA
- a CDS encoding type II toxin-antitoxin system HicA family toxin, translated as MPSRDFSGREVVKALTKNRFLIVDRTGSHVKLRYEHPTNDEDIRVVSVPMHDRIDTGTLRSIAEQSGARDFDAFCAWIDRHR; from the coding sequence ATGCCGTCCAGAGACTTCTCCGGCCGTGAGGTCGTCAAAGCCCTCACAAAAAACCGGTTTTTGATCGTCGACCGGACGGGTAGTCACGTCAAACTCCGGTACGAGCATCCGACCAACGACGAGGATATCCGGGTGGTGAGCGTGCCGATGCACGACCGCATCGACACCGGAACACTGCGGTCGATTGCCGAGCAGTCGGGTGCGCGTGACTTCGACGCGTTCTGTGCGTGGATCGACCGGCATCGCTGA
- a CDS encoding type II toxin-antitoxin system HicB family antitoxin, whose protein sequence is MAKTDDTSAESQTIELVENPRGSWTARDEATGVASQGETREEALENLDEAVALYRGEIGHEPTDEELRELGVDPEVARSQDGELPDVLE, encoded by the coding sequence ATGGCGAAGACCGACGATACTTCGGCGGAAAGCCAGACGATTGAACTCGTCGAGAACCCCCGTGGGAGCTGGACAGCCAGAGACGAGGCGACCGGCGTCGCGAGCCAGGGGGAGACGCGCGAGGAAGCGCTGGAAAATCTCGACGAAGCCGTCGCACTCTACCGTGGCGAAATCGGCCACGAACCCACCGACGAGGAACTCCGTGAACTGGGGGTTGACCCCGAGGTTGCACGCTCACAGGACGGCGAACTGCCGGACGTCCTCGAATAG
- the mntA gene encoding type VII toxin-antitoxin system MntA family adenylyltransferase antitoxin, whose product MASSTADGDDIDWLETVESVLASHPVSVGIVFGSRARGESHKYSDIDVAIAFENCQPGESGHLDARLGVGADLALALGTDDVDVVDLRSAPPALLRAIFRDGKLVVGTDEAASHLHETLLDDATEDRRSPAERFDDALASIDDHLA is encoded by the coding sequence ATGGCGAGTTCGACCGCGGACGGAGACGACATCGACTGGCTCGAGACCGTCGAGTCAGTGCTTGCTTCCCATCCTGTTTCGGTCGGAATCGTGTTCGGTTCCCGCGCGCGCGGCGAGAGTCACAAATATAGTGATATCGACGTTGCGATTGCGTTCGAGAACTGTCAACCGGGCGAGTCCGGACACCTGGATGCACGCCTCGGGGTGGGTGCCGATCTGGCACTCGCGCTCGGAACCGACGATGTCGACGTGGTCGACCTTCGTTCGGCACCGCCGGCGCTTCTCCGTGCGATATTTCGCGACGGGAAGCTAGTCGTCGGCACCGACGAAGCGGCCAGTCATCTCCACGAAACACTGCTGGACGACGCGACCGAAGACCGCCGGTCGCCGGCAGAACGGTTCGACGACGCCCTCGCGTCTATCGACGACCATCTCGCATGA
- a CDS encoding type II toxin-antitoxin system HicB family antitoxin: MASSRAEGDDDGPRQEIRLVSSGKLWVATDIESGVASQSETRVEALENLDEALALHRGETSDSIDSPEAEREVLRELGIDPDEIAQARDDTDELPEFMR, encoded by the coding sequence ATGGCGAGTTCGAGGGCCGAAGGCGACGATGACGGGCCGAGACAGGAGATTCGGCTCGTCAGCTCGGGGAAGCTGTGGGTGGCAACAGACATCGAGTCGGGCGTCGCTAGCCAGAGCGAGACGCGCGTCGAGGCACTCGAAAACCTCGACGAAGCCCTCGCCCTCCACCGGGGTGAAACCAGCGATTCAATCGACTCTCCAGAAGCAGAACGCGAGGTACTTCGGGAGTTGGGAATCGACCCCGACGAAATAGCGCAGGCCCGGGACGACACAGACGAACTGCCGGAGTTCATGCGATAA